One Triplophysa dalaica isolate WHDGS20190420 chromosome 1, ASM1584641v1, whole genome shotgun sequence DNA segment encodes these proteins:
- the LOC130411758 gene encoding NACHT and WD repeat domain-containing protein 2 isoform X3 — translation MILDAAVEAGLDTRILEEWYCRDENSVPPAYYLKPKAEMLKNYQNSMESSSVVKSKNDKAWRAVSEDIKRIFRTSVLQLQEKGTMKSCQAKKFLCSALEDELDFALGKQTPAFLKKCVCYIRKISNFDRFAKLPEMARYMDTVVSEDRVMRNQEAYERLLKVRDEFIPMIVAASNLRVYSSVTHCDMKLGYSQEVESHYVEGLCKQFYEDMVDIIQATVQQNFDTETDLLYDEIIQHLSLCKTFSSFYVYKSEALDMVQEYLYPSKGGRITPLVLYGGPCTGKTLLLAEVAKQAYSWLQKEMGPETDPVVIVRFIGSTDPSTDLRSLLQSICEQIALNYRCLIHFLPNKIQEMRELLVNLLGESSFQRPLVIILDALEQMSDVDEARKLWWLPVHLPRTVRIVVSTLPNKHGILQKLRSLIHVEDSYVELMQRDRKACSQTLKQQLLSVRRKVTSGQQIYVNEALAKCTLPMFVNLIYREVVHWRSHKDVDDKSLCSTVHESIEQLFYSIENKLGSRFVFRALGYVTMARAGLTELELEDILSLDNSVLGDIMVSSNLKNPLRISYDFIARLKEELEGYLVERQIRNVTLMVWANRHLHLIAQKLYLSNEEDVHQMHSLLAEYFLGAWAGGRKKIFHCDNNHFASLNISQHRNPHQQQSLHDKTSADKHSYDRQTPEQPWVFQCNLLEPDIFFVNHRKMTELTYHLTRSGRTDDLMFGVIMNFSWLYTMIKIGQFDKALSDIDLAYSCTQEKELKFLATTLRSIKLKVTKNPASLSAELQQRLLPVVTSLPKLRHLLLECDKDGPKYCSIVPLHSSMDVTYSPERLPLCTSYMQIVEILPTLAPNIVIVALEDGSVSTWDVESRELIRQIDTARSVVLGIRLTTDEKYLVVATTKNTLLIYDNHKSCLLSEVDVKGSKHCGITGGVAFINGFTLSSHHALAWLEASKDVNVIDLLYGWPLYQFHCWYEVTCVQCSPDGMYAFCGQYLNTTTIFHLGSGDKLATMTSEFSGGFVKSILILDTIHQMVMIDNEGSLSVWNTKDITNPKLMEDYDCRGDESEVVSIELSEDQRSILICKARSIEVLDTKIWKMAEKFKAKRSEKFVAAVLSKNSQSIVASMENTSSIFVWRRDSGQCMASLIDISGAIVKLIKSTHHNLLLSVASSGVLSVWDIDIITAMSNIDKTGKPIQILQLSGREDFVYTMDGSEVIHKWNYSTGFIEMVFKHEGLVDNCVLTTSGDLMVTSDDKNSQYIWHTTTGENIFRINGQRISQLLITHNDQFVVSLCEQNASRVWRLATGHKVCNILVTLQHALITTANTFLVGTNKNKLLAVSLWSGSVSKKFICDDGITIVNFKLIPDSPDYVVFITSTETVFIWSVAEESVCRRVQLPSNFLKNLEDFQISPNGKLGIVSKGDENINILDLHSGKLRLVHAAGIIWRQKLSRDGRYLVYICFRNCDEDDDAGVVSSLIVMRLADGKSIGTCSLYKTPTYLCLSQRALNIIVGFEDGSIGTYTVVDRVDAALKIKIATSNSRQIVNNASQKVRPKCSTNAFKTIADCVWRESTEVFSRDSPINVSDSGEPETTTPTKKTELLQ, via the exons ATGATCTTGGATGCGGCGGTGGAGGCGGGATTAGACACAAGGATCCTGGAGGAGTGGTACTGTCGGGATGAGAACTCCGTCCCGCCTGCCTACTACCTTAAACCAAAAGCTGAGATGCTGAAGAACTATCAGAACTCT ATGGAGTCAAGCAGCGTAGTCAAGTCAAAGAACGACAAAGCATGGAGGGCGGTCTCTGAGGACATCAAGAGGATCTTCAGAACCTCTGTTTTACAGCTGCAGGAGAAGGGAACCATGAAGAGCTGTCAGGCCAAGAAGTTTTTATGCTCGG CATTAGAAGATGAACTTGACTTTGCATTAGGCAAGCAAACCCCAGCCTTCCTCAAGAAATGCGTTTGCTACATCCGAAAGATCTCCAACTTCGATCGCTTCGCCAAACTCCCTGAGATGGCACGCTACATGGATACTGTGGTGAGCGAAGACCGCGTCATGAGGAACCAGGAAGCCTACGAGCGCCTACTGAAGGTCCGGGATGAGTTCATTCCAATGATCGTGGCGGCTTCCAATCTTCGGGTCTACTCGTCGGTCACGCACTGCGACATGAAACTCGGCTACTCGCAGGAAGTAGAAAGCCACTATGTTGAAGGGCTATGTAAACAGTTTTATGAAGACATGGTGGACATCATACAGGCAACTGTGCAGCAGAACTTTGATACAGAGACAGATCTGCTCTATGACGAGATTATACAGCATCTATCGCTGTGCAAgactttttcatctttttatgtCTATAAGAGCGAAGCCTTGGATATGGTCCAGGAATATCTGTATCCTTCGAAAGGTGGACGGATAACTCCCCTCGTGCTGTACGGAGGACCCTGTACCGGAAAGACCTTGTTACTGGCTGAGGTGGCAAAACAG gcCTATTCCTGGCTACAGAAAGAGATGGGTCCTGAGACGGACCCAGTGGTCATTGTAAGATTTATCGGTTCAACTGACCCCTCCACGGACCTCCGCTCCCTGTTACAGAGCATCTGTGAGCAGATCGCTCTTAACTACCGGTGCCTGATCCATTTCTTGCCAAACAAGATTCAAGAGATGAGGGAACTGTTGGTGAATTTGCTAGGGGAGTCATCATTCCAACGACCTCTTGTTATCATTCTAGATGCCTTGGAGCAGATGTCGGATGTTGATGAGGCTAGAAAGCTTTGGTGGCTGCCGGTCCATCTCCCACGTACGGTCCGCATCGTAGTGTCCACACTGCCTAACAAGCACGGGATTCTTCAGAAACTGCGTTCCCTGATACATGTCGAGGACAGTTATGTTGAACTGATGCAAAGAGATCGCAAAGCCTGCAGTCAGACACTTAAACAACAGCTGCTGAGCGTCAGAAGGAAAGTGACTTCAGGTCAGCAGATATACGTAAACGAAGCTCTAGCTAAATGCACGCTGCCCATGTTTGTCAACCTCATCTACCGTGAAGTAGTTCACTGGCGGTCACATAAGGATGTGGATGATAAATCATTGTGCTCCACAGTGCATGAAAGTATTGAGCAACTTTTCTACTCCATTGAAAACAAGCTTGGCTCACGCTTTGTCTTTCGGGCGCTGGGCTACGTCACGATGGCACGGGCGGGGCTGACGGAGTTGGAGCTGGAGGACATCTTGTCCTTGGACAACAGTGTCCTTGGGGACATTATGGTGAGCTCTAATCTTAAAAATCCACTACGTATTTCTTATGACTTCATAGCCCGGCTCAAAGAGGAACTTGAAGGTTACTTGGTGGAGCGTCAGATCCGCAATGTTACACTTATGGTCTGGGCAAATCGCCATCTGCATCTCATAGCGCAAAAGCTATACCTCAGTAATGAAGAAGATGTACATCAGATGCACAGTCTGTTGGCCGAGTACTTCCTCGGGGCATGGGCAGGGGGTAGAAAGAAGATATTCCACTGCGACAATAATCACTTCGCCTCGCTAAACATCTCCCAGCATCGAAACCCGCATCAGCAGCAAAGCCTCCATGATAAAACTTCTGCTGACAAGCACTCCTATGACAGACAGACACCTGAGCAACCTTGGGTTTTCCAATGTAACCTACTGGAGCCGGACATCTTTTTTGTTAACCACAGAAAGATGACAGAGCTAACGTACCACCTGACGAGAAGTGGCCGGACAGATGACCTCATGTTTGGTGTCATCATGAACTTCAGTTGGCTTTACACTATGATAAAAATAGGGCAGTTTGACAAAGCCTTATCGGATATTGATCTAGCATACAGTTGCACGCAAGAAAAAGAGCTCAAGTTTCTTGCAACTACACTTCGCAGCATAAAACTAAAAGTGACGAAGAATCCCGCGTCTCTGTCCGCTGAGCTCCAACAAAGGCTCCTTCCTGTTGTCACATCCCTTCCCAAACTCAGACACCTTCTTCTTGAGTGTGATAAGGATGGTCCTAAATACTGCTCCATTGTGCCACTGCACTCCTCCATGGATGTCACGTATAGTCCTGAGAGATTACCGCTCTGTACCAGCTACATGCAAATAGTTGAGATTTTACCCACGTTAGCTCCAAACATAGTCATTGTGGCTCTTGAAGACGGTTCCGTCAGCACATGGGACGTTGAGAGTAGAGAGTTGATAAGACAGATCGACACAGCACGGTCAGTTGTTCTTGGCATTAGGTTAACCACTGATGAGAAGTATTTGGTAGTGGCCACTACAAAAAACACACTGCTCATTTATGACAACCACAAGTCCTGCTTGCTGTCTGAAGTGGATGTGAAAGGGTCCAAGCACTGTGGCATAACTGGCGGTGTAGCCTTCATCAATGGATTTACATTGTCCAGCCACCATGCCTTAGCTTGGCTGGAAGCGAGCAAAGATGTCAATGTGATTGATTTACTCTATGGCTGGCCATTGTATCAATTCCATTGTTGGTATGAGGTAACCTGTGTTCAGTGTTCCCCGGATGGTATGTATGCTTTCTGTGGACAGTATCTAAACACCACAACTATATTTCACCTTGGCAGTGGCGACAAGCTCGCCACAATGACTTCTGAATTCTCTGGTGGTTTTGTTAAGTCCATCTTGATTCTAGACACAATCCATCAAATGGTAATGATTGACAATGAAGGCAGTCTGTCTGTGTGGAACACCAAAGATATCACAAACCCGAAACTGATGGAGGATTACGACTGCAGAGGAGATGAAAGTGAGGTGGTGAGCATAGAGCTCTCAGAGGATCAGCGATCCATCCTCATTTGCAAAGCGAGAAGCATTGAGGTGCTGGACACCAAGATTTGGAAGATGGCAGAGAAGTTTAAGGCCAAACGTAGTGAGAAGTTTGTGGCGGCCGTTCTGTCAAAGAATAGTCAGAGTATTGTAGCCTCCATGGAGAACACGTCATCCATATTTGTGTGGCGGAGAGATAGTGGACAGTGCATGGCCAGCTTGATAGATATATCTGGAGCCATTGTGAAGTTGATCAAATCTACGCACCACAACTTGCTGCTGTCCGTGGCCAGCAGCGGCGTGCTTTCCGTGTGGGACATTGATATTATAACAGCAATGTCTAACATTGATAAAACAGGCAAACCTATCCAAATCTTACAGCTGTCTGGAAGAGAGGACTTTGTGTACACCATGGATGGGTCCGAGGTCATCCACAAGTGGAACTACAGCACAGGTTTCATTGAGATGGTGTTCAAGCATGAAGGACTTGTGGACAACTGCGTTTTGACCACGTCTGGTGACCTCATGGTGACATCCGATGACAAAAACAGCCAGTACATTTGGCATACGACCACTGGTGAGAATATATTCCGCATCAATGGGCAGAGGATATCGCAGCTTCTCATCACACACAATGATCAGTTTGTTGTGTCCCTCTGCGAACAAAATGCCTCTCGTGTTTGGAGGCTTGCGACCGGTCACAAGGTTTGCAACATTCTAGTTACACTCCAGCATGCTCTCATTACCACAGCAAACACATTCCTCGTGGGCACCAACAAGAATAAATTGTTGGCTGTTAGTTTATGGTCAGGCAGTGTGTCCAAAAAGTTCATCTGTGATGATGGGATCACAATTGTTAACTTCAAATTAATCCCAGACAGTCCAGATTACGTCGTCTTCATCACCTCCACAGAAACGGTTTTCATCTGGAGCGTCGCTGAGGAGTCTGTGTGTAGGCGAGTGCAGCTACCCAGCAACTTTCTGAAGAACCTGGAGGATTTTCAAATATCTCCAAATGGGAAACTTGGGATTGTGTCAAAAGGTGATGAGAACATCAACATCCTAGATCTGCACAGCGGTAAACTGCGTCTGGTTCATGCTGCTGGCATAATATGGCGGCAAAAGCTCTCACGGGATGGACGCTACTTGGTGTACATCTGTTTCCGAAATTgcgatgaggatgatgatgctGGTGTGGTTTCGAGTCTGATCGTCATGAGACTGGCAGATGGTAAGAGCATCGGCACCTGTTCCCTCTACAAAACACCAACCTACCTGTGCCTATCACAGCGAGCACTTAACATCATTGTGGGATTCGAAGATGGCAGCATCGGCACCTACACGGTAGTGGACCGCGTGGACGCTGCTTTGAAAATCAAGATTGCCACGTCAAACAGCCGCCAAATTGTTAACAATGCCTCACAGAAAGTACGACCCAAGTGTAGCACCAATGCCTTCAAGACCATTGCTGACTGTGTGTGGAGGGAGTCCACGGAGGTCTTCTCTCGAGACAGTCCCATCAATGTGTCTGACAGTGGGGAGCCAGAGACCACTACGCCCACAAAGAAAACTGAACTGCTGCAATGA